Proteins co-encoded in one Carassius gibelio isolate Cgi1373 ecotype wild population from Czech Republic chromosome A15, carGib1.2-hapl.c, whole genome shotgun sequence genomic window:
- the LOC128029439 gene encoding fibronectin type-III domain-containing protein 3a isoform X2: MADHISPLESGQLLSQDIPMLTSPPPPPNIVNGEGPQQVILVQVNPGEAFTIQRDDGQIQCITGPAQVPMMSPNGSVPQIYVPPGYVQQIIEENGVRRVLVLPQTEFHPGGHSPLHHPPPPPPHAHLQAFIPHPHIMHPHPHLYSGMAGGTGDMNPQYISQYHPAHTAIYTEQDTHPPHGRAAFAHRDERASKTYERLQKKLKERQGVGVGGGGGGGLALSKDSPPPSPQKSRGTPPSGGDLQNGLGGKATEEQAHPSTTFTALGKSPGRGKETESGELDEDAKALQERLNSICKPVVTDIQARGASLSWVAPSQTEGDDEADEGVEGPVEPSFTYEVSVSYSGKDGKYKSAYSGVELSATLQDLRPATDYHVRVQAMCNCLQGIPSEPVSFTTLSCEPDRPVPPRKTGVTKSSLVLQWKAPCDNGSKIQNYILQWDEGKGTAVFEQCYYGPLKTYRLTKLSTASRYSFRLAAKNDMGVSEFSEVVHIMTSCSVPAPPLSPELIQSGVTWLCVRWHRPAGSPKEDEISYVLEMEEEGSGYGFQASYDGDELSHTVRNLHRSTTYRFRVIAYNAEGKSNPSSVSEFTTAPDRPSCPCRLSVKGKPHPTSFRLTWDPPKDNGGSDVTKYVVELSEGISVCISSPSWNQVYCGSAMECVCDDLSPGCSYQARVHCISAGGESQLTEPLQVQTPPVPPGPCLPPRVIGKPKAREVQLRWAPPLVDGGSAVSLYSVEMFAQVDEGWEVYQGSELDCTVGSLLPGRTYGFRLRAANKAGYGPFSERTEVTTGPGAPEACRPPHINCKSPTCAVISWEVPPCNGAAVSEYRLEWGAAEGSMQMCYTGAALSHEMRGLLPATNYFCRVQAVNVAGVGPFSEAVLCQTPCSVPAPVSSVHTLRESEMIVEGSRTIERGEDEEEEEARPLLYSPSTCLGLHWEVPCDHGSEITSYLIDLGERQPILTGPVTKYIIQNLQPDTTYRIRIQALNSLGVGPFSHTFKLKTKPLPPLPPRLECTASSHQTLRLKWGDGPAKAQPTDSLQYHLQMEDKNGRFISLYKGPCHTHKVQRLNESTSYTFRIQAFNEAGEGPFSTVYTFTTPRSPPAPLKAPRVERVDESCEVSWETLPPMKGDPVIYCLQSMQGNSEFKQIYKGSATSHQLPNLSSSTEYRFRVCAIRQCQDAPEIIGPYSSTVILLPPRVDTSGVSGTTGSKAAEAQKQKRSLTDEQFSFLIIALLAVTSILIAVAIQYFVIE; this comes from the exons GTCCTGCTCAGGTTCCCATGATGTCCCCAAATGGTTCAGTGCCTCAAATCTATGTGCCTCCTGGATATGTTCAACAG ATCATTGAGGAGAACGGAGTGAGGCGGGTGTTAGTTTTACCTCAGACGGAGTTTCATCCGGGAGGCCATTCCCCGCTTCACCACCCGCCCCCTCCACCGCCCCACGCCCACCTGCAGGCCTTCATCCCCCACCCGCACATCATGCACCCTCACCCTCACCTGTACTCAGGCATGGCTGGAGGAACCGGAGATATGAACCCTCAGTACATCTCTCAGTACCATCCAGCACACACGGCCATCTACACGGAGCAGG ATACTCACCCACCACATGGACGTGCGGCATTTGCTCACAGAGATGAAAGGGCTAGCAAAACCTATGAGCGGCTGCAGAAGAAACTGAAGGAGAGgcagggggtgggggtggggggaggGGGAGGTGGAGGCCTGGCCCTCTCCAAAGACAGTCCCCCTCCATCCCCACAGAAGAGCCGTGGGACACCGCCGTCAGGAGGAGATCTCCAGAACGGGCTGGGGGGTAAGGCCACAGAGGAGCAAGCACACCCCAGCACTACATTCACCGCTCTGGGTAAAAGTCCAGGGAGAGGGAAGGAGACAGAATCTGGAG aaCTGGATGAAGATGCAAAGGCTCTCCAGGAACGATTAAACTCCATCTGCAAGCCAGTG GTGACAGACATCCAGGCCAGAGGGGCCAGTTTGAGTTGGGTGGCCCCATCACAGACCGAAGGTGACGATGAGGCCGACGAGGGAGTAGAAGGCCCTGTGGAGCCCAGCTTCACGTACGAGGTCTCTGTCTCTTACAGTGGCAAGGATGGGAAGTACAAGAGCGCCTACAG TGGTGTGGAACTAAGTGCAACCTTACAAGACTTAAGACCAGCAACAGACTACCATGTCAG GGTCCAGGCCATGTGTAACTGTTTACAAGGCATCCCTTCAGAGCCTGTGAGCTTCACCACTCTGAGCTGTGAGCCAGACAGGCCCGTCCCGCCACGCAAAACCGGCGTCACCAAGAGCAGCCTTGTCCTGCAATGGAAG gctccATGTGACAATGGTTCCAAAATCCAAAACTATATTCTTCAGTGGGATGAG GGGAAGGGGACAGCTGTGTTTGAACAGTGCTACTATGGCCCTCTGAAGACGTACAGACTCACCAAACTCTCAACAGCTTCCAGATATTCTTTTCGGCTGGCAGCCAAAAATGACATGGGAGTGAG TGAGTTCAGTGAAGTGGTCCACATCATGACATCATGCAGTGTGCCTGCTCCTCCCTTGAGCCCTGAGCTGATTCAGTCCGGGGTCACATGGCTCTGTGTGCGATGGCACAGGCCGGCCGGCTCGCCCAAAGAGGACGAAATCAGCTACGTGCTGGAGATGGAAGAGGAGGGCTCA GGTTATGGGTTCCAAGCCAGTTATGATGGTGATGAACTGTCACACACTGTCAGAAACCTCCACAGGAGCACCACATACAGGTTCAGG GTTATCGCCTATAATGCAGAAGGTAAAAGCAACCCGAGCAGTGTGTCCGAGTTTACCACGGCCCCTGACAGACCGTCCTGCCCCTGCAGACTCTCAGTCAAGGGAAAACCTCACCCAACCAGTTTCCGTCTAACCTGGG ATCCTCCCAAAGACAATGGTGGTTCAGATGTGACGAAGTATGTGGTGGAGCTTTCTGAAGGGATAAGTG TGTGTATTTCAAGTCCTTCTTGGAATCAGGTGTACTGCGGTTCAGCTATGGAGTGTGTTTGTGATGATTTGAGCCCAGGATGTTCATACCAGGCTAGAGTCCACTGCATCAGTGCAGGAGGCGAGAGTCAG TTGACGGAGCCCTTGCAGGTCCAAACACCACCTGTTCCTCCTGGTCCATGTCTGCCGCCCAGGGTCATAGGCAAACCCAAAGCGAGAGAGGTGCAGCTACGCTGGG CGCCCCCTCTGGTGGATGGAGGTAGTGCAGTGTCTTTGTACAGCGTAGAAATGTTCGCTCAGGTGGACGAGGGCTGGGAAGTGTACCAGGGCTCTGAACTGGACTGCACAGTGGGAAGTTTACTGCCCGGCAGGACTTACGGCTTCCGGCTCAGAGCTGCTAATAAAGCTGGG TACGGCCCTTTTTCGGAGCGGACTGAGGTCACAACTGGTCCAGGGGCCCCTGAGGCATGTCGCCCCCCTCATATCAACTGTAAATCACCGACATGTGCTGTGATCAGCTGGGAG GTCCCTCCCTGTAACGGAGCAGCAGTTTCAGAGTATCGTCTGGAGTGGGGGGCGGCAGAGGGCAGTATGCAGATGTGTTACACCGGTGCTGCACTGTCCCATGAGATGAGGGGTCTGCTGCCAGCCACCAACTACTTCTGCAGAGTACAG GCAGTGAATGTGGCTGGTGTGGGACCCTTTAGCGAGGCTGTGCTCTGCCAGACACCCTGCTCTGTGCCAGCACCAGTCAGCAGCGTCCACACTCTCCGTGAATCAGAGATGATAGTGGAGGGCAGCAGGACCATAGAGAGgggtgaggatgaggaggaggaagaggccaGACCTCTCCTTTACTCTCCATCCACCTGCCTGGGGCTGCACTGGGAGGTGCCGTGTGATCACGGATCAGAGATCACGTCATACCTGATCGATCTGGGAGAAAGACAACCCATTCTTACTGGGCCTGTAACCAAATACATCATCCAGAACCTGCAGCCCGACACCACCTACAG GATAAGGATCCAGGCTCTGAATAGTCTGGGAGTAGGACCCTTTAGTCACACCTTTAAACTGAAGACCAAGCCACTGCCACCCCTCCCTCCACGTCTGGAGTGCACCGCCTCCAGTCACCAGACCCTCAGGCTCAAGTGGGGTGATGGCCCGGCCAAGGCCCAACCCACCGATTCCCTACAGTACCATCTCCAGATGGAGGATAAAAATGGGAG GTTTATTTCCTTGTATAAAGGACCCTGTCACACTCACAAAGTGCAGAGGCTAAATGAGTCTACCTCATACACGTTCCGCATCCAGGCCTTTAACGAGGCGGGCGAGGGGCCCTTCTCCACTGTTTACACCTTCACTACCCCCCGCTCCCCACCTGCACCCCTAAAAG cTCCACGTGTGGAGCGTGTGGATGAGTCGTGTGAGGTGAGCTGGGAGACACTGCCACCTATGAAGGGAGATCCAGTCATCTACTGTCTGCAAAGCATGCAGGGAAATTCTGAGTTCAAACAG ATCTACAAGGGCTCAGCCACTTCCCATCAGCTCCCTAACCTGAGCTCATCCACAGAGTACCGATTTCGCGTCTGTGCCATCCGGCAGTGCCAGGATGCCCCCGaaatcattgggccctacagCTCCACTGTCATCTTGCTCCCACCTCGTGTCGACACCTCTGGGGTCTCTGGCACCACAGGGTCCAAAGCAGCCGAGGCCCAGAAGCAAAAACGCAGCCTGACAGATGAACAGTTTTCTTTTCTCATCATCGCCCTTTTGGCCGTGACCTCCATCCTCATCGCAGTCGCCATTCAGTACTTCGTGATCGAATGA
- the LOC128029439 gene encoding fibronectin type-III domain-containing protein 3a isoform X3 has protein sequence MRATVILVQVNPGEAFTIQRDDGQIQCITGPAQVPMMSPNGSVPQIYVPPGYVQQIIEENGVRRVLVLPQTEFHPGGHSPLHHPPPPPPHAHLQAFIPHPHIMHPHPHLYSGMAGGTGDMNPQYISQYHPAHTAIYTEQDTHPPHGRAAFAHRDERASKTYERLQKKLKERQGVGVGGGGGGGLALSKDSPPPSPQKSRGTPPSGGDLQNGLGGKATEEQAHPSTTFTALGKSPGRGKETESGELDEDAKALQERLNSICKPVVTDIQARGASLSWVAPSQTEGDDEADEGVEGPVEPSFTYEVSVSYSGKDGKYKSAYSGVELSATLQDLRPATDYHVRVQAMCNCLQGIPSEPVSFTTLSCEPDRPVPPRKTGVTKSSLVLQWKAPCDNGSKIQNYILQWDEGKGTAVFEQCYYGPLKTYRLTKLSTASRYSFRLAAKNDMGVSEFSEVVHIMTSCSVPAPPLSPELIQSGVTWLCVRWHRPAGSPKEDEISYVLEMEEEGSGYGFQASYDGDELSHTVRNLHRSTTYRFRVIAYNAEGKSNPSSVSEFTTAPDRPSCPCRLSVKGKPHPTSFRLTWDPPKDNGGSDVTKYVVELSEGISVCISSPSWNQVYCGSAMECVCDDLSPGCSYQARVHCISAGGESQLTEPLQVQTPPVPPGPCLPPRVIGKPKAREVQLRWAPPLVDGGSAVSLYSVEMFAQVDEGWEVYQGSELDCTVGSLLPGRTYGFRLRAANKAGYGPFSERTEVTTGPGAPEACRPPHINCKSPTCAVISWEVPPCNGAAVSEYRLEWGAAEGSMQMCYTGAALSHEMRGLLPATNYFCRVQAVNVAGVGPFSEAVLCQTPCSVPAPVSSVHTLRESEMIVEGSRTIERGEDEEEEEARPLLYSPSTCLGLHWEVPCDHGSEITSYLIDLGERQPILTGPVTKYIIQNLQPDTTYRIRIQALNSLGVGPFSHTFKLKTKPLPPLPPRLECTASSHQTLRLKWGDGPAKAQPTDSLQYHLQMEDKNGRFISLYKGPCHTHKVQRLNESTSYTFRIQAFNEAGEGPFSTVYTFTTPRSPPAPLKAPRVERVDESCEVSWETLPPMKGDPVIYCLQSMQGNSEFKQIYKGSATSHQLPNLSSSTEYRFRVCAIRQCQDAPEIIGPYSSTVILLPPRVDTSGVSGTTGSKAAEAQKQKRSLTDEQFSFLIIALLAVTSILIAVAIQYFVIE, from the exons GTCCTGCTCAGGTTCCCATGATGTCCCCAAATGGTTCAGTGCCTCAAATCTATGTGCCTCCTGGATATGTTCAACAG ATCATTGAGGAGAACGGAGTGAGGCGGGTGTTAGTTTTACCTCAGACGGAGTTTCATCCGGGAGGCCATTCCCCGCTTCACCACCCGCCCCCTCCACCGCCCCACGCCCACCTGCAGGCCTTCATCCCCCACCCGCACATCATGCACCCTCACCCTCACCTGTACTCAGGCATGGCTGGAGGAACCGGAGATATGAACCCTCAGTACATCTCTCAGTACCATCCAGCACACACGGCCATCTACACGGAGCAGG ATACTCACCCACCACATGGACGTGCGGCATTTGCTCACAGAGATGAAAGGGCTAGCAAAACCTATGAGCGGCTGCAGAAGAAACTGAAGGAGAGgcagggggtgggggtggggggaggGGGAGGTGGAGGCCTGGCCCTCTCCAAAGACAGTCCCCCTCCATCCCCACAGAAGAGCCGTGGGACACCGCCGTCAGGAGGAGATCTCCAGAACGGGCTGGGGGGTAAGGCCACAGAGGAGCAAGCACACCCCAGCACTACATTCACCGCTCTGGGTAAAAGTCCAGGGAGAGGGAAGGAGACAGAATCTGGAG aaCTGGATGAAGATGCAAAGGCTCTCCAGGAACGATTAAACTCCATCTGCAAGCCAGTG GTGACAGACATCCAGGCCAGAGGGGCCAGTTTGAGTTGGGTGGCCCCATCACAGACCGAAGGTGACGATGAGGCCGACGAGGGAGTAGAAGGCCCTGTGGAGCCCAGCTTCACGTACGAGGTCTCTGTCTCTTACAGTGGCAAGGATGGGAAGTACAAGAGCGCCTACAG TGGTGTGGAACTAAGTGCAACCTTACAAGACTTAAGACCAGCAACAGACTACCATGTCAG GGTCCAGGCCATGTGTAACTGTTTACAAGGCATCCCTTCAGAGCCTGTGAGCTTCACCACTCTGAGCTGTGAGCCAGACAGGCCCGTCCCGCCACGCAAAACCGGCGTCACCAAGAGCAGCCTTGTCCTGCAATGGAAG gctccATGTGACAATGGTTCCAAAATCCAAAACTATATTCTTCAGTGGGATGAG GGGAAGGGGACAGCTGTGTTTGAACAGTGCTACTATGGCCCTCTGAAGACGTACAGACTCACCAAACTCTCAACAGCTTCCAGATATTCTTTTCGGCTGGCAGCCAAAAATGACATGGGAGTGAG TGAGTTCAGTGAAGTGGTCCACATCATGACATCATGCAGTGTGCCTGCTCCTCCCTTGAGCCCTGAGCTGATTCAGTCCGGGGTCACATGGCTCTGTGTGCGATGGCACAGGCCGGCCGGCTCGCCCAAAGAGGACGAAATCAGCTACGTGCTGGAGATGGAAGAGGAGGGCTCA GGTTATGGGTTCCAAGCCAGTTATGATGGTGATGAACTGTCACACACTGTCAGAAACCTCCACAGGAGCACCACATACAGGTTCAGG GTTATCGCCTATAATGCAGAAGGTAAAAGCAACCCGAGCAGTGTGTCCGAGTTTACCACGGCCCCTGACAGACCGTCCTGCCCCTGCAGACTCTCAGTCAAGGGAAAACCTCACCCAACCAGTTTCCGTCTAACCTGGG ATCCTCCCAAAGACAATGGTGGTTCAGATGTGACGAAGTATGTGGTGGAGCTTTCTGAAGGGATAAGTG TGTGTATTTCAAGTCCTTCTTGGAATCAGGTGTACTGCGGTTCAGCTATGGAGTGTGTTTGTGATGATTTGAGCCCAGGATGTTCATACCAGGCTAGAGTCCACTGCATCAGTGCAGGAGGCGAGAGTCAG TTGACGGAGCCCTTGCAGGTCCAAACACCACCTGTTCCTCCTGGTCCATGTCTGCCGCCCAGGGTCATAGGCAAACCCAAAGCGAGAGAGGTGCAGCTACGCTGGG CGCCCCCTCTGGTGGATGGAGGTAGTGCAGTGTCTTTGTACAGCGTAGAAATGTTCGCTCAGGTGGACGAGGGCTGGGAAGTGTACCAGGGCTCTGAACTGGACTGCACAGTGGGAAGTTTACTGCCCGGCAGGACTTACGGCTTCCGGCTCAGAGCTGCTAATAAAGCTGGG TACGGCCCTTTTTCGGAGCGGACTGAGGTCACAACTGGTCCAGGGGCCCCTGAGGCATGTCGCCCCCCTCATATCAACTGTAAATCACCGACATGTGCTGTGATCAGCTGGGAG GTCCCTCCCTGTAACGGAGCAGCAGTTTCAGAGTATCGTCTGGAGTGGGGGGCGGCAGAGGGCAGTATGCAGATGTGTTACACCGGTGCTGCACTGTCCCATGAGATGAGGGGTCTGCTGCCAGCCACCAACTACTTCTGCAGAGTACAG GCAGTGAATGTGGCTGGTGTGGGACCCTTTAGCGAGGCTGTGCTCTGCCAGACACCCTGCTCTGTGCCAGCACCAGTCAGCAGCGTCCACACTCTCCGTGAATCAGAGATGATAGTGGAGGGCAGCAGGACCATAGAGAGgggtgaggatgaggaggaggaagaggccaGACCTCTCCTTTACTCTCCATCCACCTGCCTGGGGCTGCACTGGGAGGTGCCGTGTGATCACGGATCAGAGATCACGTCATACCTGATCGATCTGGGAGAAAGACAACCCATTCTTACTGGGCCTGTAACCAAATACATCATCCAGAACCTGCAGCCCGACACCACCTACAG GATAAGGATCCAGGCTCTGAATAGTCTGGGAGTAGGACCCTTTAGTCACACCTTTAAACTGAAGACCAAGCCACTGCCACCCCTCCCTCCACGTCTGGAGTGCACCGCCTCCAGTCACCAGACCCTCAGGCTCAAGTGGGGTGATGGCCCGGCCAAGGCCCAACCCACCGATTCCCTACAGTACCATCTCCAGATGGAGGATAAAAATGGGAG GTTTATTTCCTTGTATAAAGGACCCTGTCACACTCACAAAGTGCAGAGGCTAAATGAGTCTACCTCATACACGTTCCGCATCCAGGCCTTTAACGAGGCGGGCGAGGGGCCCTTCTCCACTGTTTACACCTTCACTACCCCCCGCTCCCCACCTGCACCCCTAAAAG cTCCACGTGTGGAGCGTGTGGATGAGTCGTGTGAGGTGAGCTGGGAGACACTGCCACCTATGAAGGGAGATCCAGTCATCTACTGTCTGCAAAGCATGCAGGGAAATTCTGAGTTCAAACAG ATCTACAAGGGCTCAGCCACTTCCCATCAGCTCCCTAACCTGAGCTCATCCACAGAGTACCGATTTCGCGTCTGTGCCATCCGGCAGTGCCAGGATGCCCCCGaaatcattgggccctacagCTCCACTGTCATCTTGCTCCCACCTCGTGTCGACACCTCTGGGGTCTCTGGCACCACAGGGTCCAAAGCAGCCGAGGCCCAGAAGCAAAAACGCAGCCTGACAGATGAACAGTTTTCTTTTCTCATCATCGCCCTTTTGGCCGTGACCTCCATCCTCATCGCAGTCGCCATTCAGTACTTCGTGATCGAATGA
- the LOC128029439 gene encoding fibronectin type-III domain-containing protein 3a isoform X1 has protein sequence MGTESETEVQRMAVLGETRSWSPKPWEFRHYNCDFHHKSEVILVQVNPGEAFTIQRDDGQIQCITGPAQVPMMSPNGSVPQIYVPPGYVQQIIEENGVRRVLVLPQTEFHPGGHSPLHHPPPPPPHAHLQAFIPHPHIMHPHPHLYSGMAGGTGDMNPQYISQYHPAHTAIYTEQDTHPPHGRAAFAHRDERASKTYERLQKKLKERQGVGVGGGGGGGLALSKDSPPPSPQKSRGTPPSGGDLQNGLGGKATEEQAHPSTTFTALGKSPGRGKETESGELDEDAKALQERLNSICKPVVTDIQARGASLSWVAPSQTEGDDEADEGVEGPVEPSFTYEVSVSYSGKDGKYKSAYSGVELSATLQDLRPATDYHVRVQAMCNCLQGIPSEPVSFTTLSCEPDRPVPPRKTGVTKSSLVLQWKAPCDNGSKIQNYILQWDEGKGTAVFEQCYYGPLKTYRLTKLSTASRYSFRLAAKNDMGVSEFSEVVHIMTSCSVPAPPLSPELIQSGVTWLCVRWHRPAGSPKEDEISYVLEMEEEGSGYGFQASYDGDELSHTVRNLHRSTTYRFRVIAYNAEGKSNPSSVSEFTTAPDRPSCPCRLSVKGKPHPTSFRLTWDPPKDNGGSDVTKYVVELSEGISVCISSPSWNQVYCGSAMECVCDDLSPGCSYQARVHCISAGGESQLTEPLQVQTPPVPPGPCLPPRVIGKPKAREVQLRWAPPLVDGGSAVSLYSVEMFAQVDEGWEVYQGSELDCTVGSLLPGRTYGFRLRAANKAGYGPFSERTEVTTGPGAPEACRPPHINCKSPTCAVISWEVPPCNGAAVSEYRLEWGAAEGSMQMCYTGAALSHEMRGLLPATNYFCRVQAVNVAGVGPFSEAVLCQTPCSVPAPVSSVHTLRESEMIVEGSRTIERGEDEEEEEARPLLYSPSTCLGLHWEVPCDHGSEITSYLIDLGERQPILTGPVTKYIIQNLQPDTTYRIRIQALNSLGVGPFSHTFKLKTKPLPPLPPRLECTASSHQTLRLKWGDGPAKAQPTDSLQYHLQMEDKNGRFISLYKGPCHTHKVQRLNESTSYTFRIQAFNEAGEGPFSTVYTFTTPRSPPAPLKAPRVERVDESCEVSWETLPPMKGDPVIYCLQSMQGNSEFKQIYKGSATSHQLPNLSSSTEYRFRVCAIRQCQDAPEIIGPYSSTVILLPPRVDTSGVSGTTGSKAAEAQKQKRSLTDEQFSFLIIALLAVTSILIAVAIQYFVIE, from the exons GTCCTGCTCAGGTTCCCATGATGTCCCCAAATGGTTCAGTGCCTCAAATCTATGTGCCTCCTGGATATGTTCAACAG ATCATTGAGGAGAACGGAGTGAGGCGGGTGTTAGTTTTACCTCAGACGGAGTTTCATCCGGGAGGCCATTCCCCGCTTCACCACCCGCCCCCTCCACCGCCCCACGCCCACCTGCAGGCCTTCATCCCCCACCCGCACATCATGCACCCTCACCCTCACCTGTACTCAGGCATGGCTGGAGGAACCGGAGATATGAACCCTCAGTACATCTCTCAGTACCATCCAGCACACACGGCCATCTACACGGAGCAGG ATACTCACCCACCACATGGACGTGCGGCATTTGCTCACAGAGATGAAAGGGCTAGCAAAACCTATGAGCGGCTGCAGAAGAAACTGAAGGAGAGgcagggggtgggggtggggggaggGGGAGGTGGAGGCCTGGCCCTCTCCAAAGACAGTCCCCCTCCATCCCCACAGAAGAGCCGTGGGACACCGCCGTCAGGAGGAGATCTCCAGAACGGGCTGGGGGGTAAGGCCACAGAGGAGCAAGCACACCCCAGCACTACATTCACCGCTCTGGGTAAAAGTCCAGGGAGAGGGAAGGAGACAGAATCTGGAG aaCTGGATGAAGATGCAAAGGCTCTCCAGGAACGATTAAACTCCATCTGCAAGCCAGTG GTGACAGACATCCAGGCCAGAGGGGCCAGTTTGAGTTGGGTGGCCCCATCACAGACCGAAGGTGACGATGAGGCCGACGAGGGAGTAGAAGGCCCTGTGGAGCCCAGCTTCACGTACGAGGTCTCTGTCTCTTACAGTGGCAAGGATGGGAAGTACAAGAGCGCCTACAG TGGTGTGGAACTAAGTGCAACCTTACAAGACTTAAGACCAGCAACAGACTACCATGTCAG GGTCCAGGCCATGTGTAACTGTTTACAAGGCATCCCTTCAGAGCCTGTGAGCTTCACCACTCTGAGCTGTGAGCCAGACAGGCCCGTCCCGCCACGCAAAACCGGCGTCACCAAGAGCAGCCTTGTCCTGCAATGGAAG gctccATGTGACAATGGTTCCAAAATCCAAAACTATATTCTTCAGTGGGATGAG GGGAAGGGGACAGCTGTGTTTGAACAGTGCTACTATGGCCCTCTGAAGACGTACAGACTCACCAAACTCTCAACAGCTTCCAGATATTCTTTTCGGCTGGCAGCCAAAAATGACATGGGAGTGAG TGAGTTCAGTGAAGTGGTCCACATCATGACATCATGCAGTGTGCCTGCTCCTCCCTTGAGCCCTGAGCTGATTCAGTCCGGGGTCACATGGCTCTGTGTGCGATGGCACAGGCCGGCCGGCTCGCCCAAAGAGGACGAAATCAGCTACGTGCTGGAGATGGAAGAGGAGGGCTCA GGTTATGGGTTCCAAGCCAGTTATGATGGTGATGAACTGTCACACACTGTCAGAAACCTCCACAGGAGCACCACATACAGGTTCAGG GTTATCGCCTATAATGCAGAAGGTAAAAGCAACCCGAGCAGTGTGTCCGAGTTTACCACGGCCCCTGACAGACCGTCCTGCCCCTGCAGACTCTCAGTCAAGGGAAAACCTCACCCAACCAGTTTCCGTCTAACCTGGG ATCCTCCCAAAGACAATGGTGGTTCAGATGTGACGAAGTATGTGGTGGAGCTTTCTGAAGGGATAAGTG TGTGTATTTCAAGTCCTTCTTGGAATCAGGTGTACTGCGGTTCAGCTATGGAGTGTGTTTGTGATGATTTGAGCCCAGGATGTTCATACCAGGCTAGAGTCCACTGCATCAGTGCAGGAGGCGAGAGTCAG TTGACGGAGCCCTTGCAGGTCCAAACACCACCTGTTCCTCCTGGTCCATGTCTGCCGCCCAGGGTCATAGGCAAACCCAAAGCGAGAGAGGTGCAGCTACGCTGGG CGCCCCCTCTGGTGGATGGAGGTAGTGCAGTGTCTTTGTACAGCGTAGAAATGTTCGCTCAGGTGGACGAGGGCTGGGAAGTGTACCAGGGCTCTGAACTGGACTGCACAGTGGGAAGTTTACTGCCCGGCAGGACTTACGGCTTCCGGCTCAGAGCTGCTAATAAAGCTGGG TACGGCCCTTTTTCGGAGCGGACTGAGGTCACAACTGGTCCAGGGGCCCCTGAGGCATGTCGCCCCCCTCATATCAACTGTAAATCACCGACATGTGCTGTGATCAGCTGGGAG GTCCCTCCCTGTAACGGAGCAGCAGTTTCAGAGTATCGTCTGGAGTGGGGGGCGGCAGAGGGCAGTATGCAGATGTGTTACACCGGTGCTGCACTGTCCCATGAGATGAGGGGTCTGCTGCCAGCCACCAACTACTTCTGCAGAGTACAG GCAGTGAATGTGGCTGGTGTGGGACCCTTTAGCGAGGCTGTGCTCTGCCAGACACCCTGCTCTGTGCCAGCACCAGTCAGCAGCGTCCACACTCTCCGTGAATCAGAGATGATAGTGGAGGGCAGCAGGACCATAGAGAGgggtgaggatgaggaggaggaagaggccaGACCTCTCCTTTACTCTCCATCCACCTGCCTGGGGCTGCACTGGGAGGTGCCGTGTGATCACGGATCAGAGATCACGTCATACCTGATCGATCTGGGAGAAAGACAACCCATTCTTACTGGGCCTGTAACCAAATACATCATCCAGAACCTGCAGCCCGACACCACCTACAG GATAAGGATCCAGGCTCTGAATAGTCTGGGAGTAGGACCCTTTAGTCACACCTTTAAACTGAAGACCAAGCCACTGCCACCCCTCCCTCCACGTCTGGAGTGCACCGCCTCCAGTCACCAGACCCTCAGGCTCAAGTGGGGTGATGGCCCGGCCAAGGCCCAACCCACCGATTCCCTACAGTACCATCTCCAGATGGAGGATAAAAATGGGAG GTTTATTTCCTTGTATAAAGGACCCTGTCACACTCACAAAGTGCAGAGGCTAAATGAGTCTACCTCATACACGTTCCGCATCCAGGCCTTTAACGAGGCGGGCGAGGGGCCCTTCTCCACTGTTTACACCTTCACTACCCCCCGCTCCCCACCTGCACCCCTAAAAG cTCCACGTGTGGAGCGTGTGGATGAGTCGTGTGAGGTGAGCTGGGAGACACTGCCACCTATGAAGGGAGATCCAGTCATCTACTGTCTGCAAAGCATGCAGGGAAATTCTGAGTTCAAACAG ATCTACAAGGGCTCAGCCACTTCCCATCAGCTCCCTAACCTGAGCTCATCCACAGAGTACCGATTTCGCGTCTGTGCCATCCGGCAGTGCCAGGATGCCCCCGaaatcattgggccctacagCTCCACTGTCATCTTGCTCCCACCTCGTGTCGACACCTCTGGGGTCTCTGGCACCACAGGGTCCAAAGCAGCCGAGGCCCAGAAGCAAAAACGCAGCCTGACAGATGAACAGTTTTCTTTTCTCATCATCGCCCTTTTGGCCGTGACCTCCATCCTCATCGCAGTCGCCATTCAGTACTTCGTGATCGAATGA